From a region of the Cognatiyoonia koreensis genome:
- a CDS encoding TerB family tellurite resistance protein: protein MFADLIRRLTAPAPEQMPDDDARLALGALLVRIARADGDYANVEKDTIQHVLSKRYGLDDASALLAECEALEAEAPDTVRFTRAIKDAVAYEDRLGVVASMWEVVLADGVREEHENQLMRLVPPMIGVEDQDSHAARRRIEDQRKG from the coding sequence ATGTTTGCTGACCTGATCCGGCGTCTGACCGCCCCCGCCCCTGAACAAATGCCCGACGATGACGCGCGCCTTGCACTTGGGGCATTGCTTGTCAGGATCGCACGGGCCGATGGCGATTACGCCAACGTTGAAAAAGATACCATCCAGCACGTGCTGTCCAAACGCTACGGCCTGGATGATGCCTCTGCCTTGCTTGCGGAATGCGAAGCGCTTGAGGCCGAGGCACCTGATACGGTGCGCTTTACCCGCGCCATCAAAGACGCAGTGGCCTATGAAGACAGGCTTGGTGTCGTCGCATCCATGTGGGAGGTCGTGCTGGCAGATGGCGTGCGTGAAGAACATGAGAACCAGCTGATGCGTCTGGTCCCGCCGATGATCGGTGTCGAAGATCAGGACAGCCATGCCGCGCGCCGCCGGATCGAAGACCAGCGCAAAGGCTGA
- a CDS encoding peroxidase family protein: MSWSGLTDRRWSGRHLPPDKRDDPPAVDDLLELFARGEGSQRLCPKSTCLFPAFAQYLTDGFIRTESEDLTPEGEDLADRFKRNTSNHEIDLCTLYGRTTAQTRALRLNSEVGDERGQLKFQVINGEIYPPFLYENDAVKPEFAALDPPLGLSSLEADRRAKLFAVGGDRVNSVPQVAMINTVLLREHNRLAAEIAAAHTDWDDTRVFETTRNAMIVMFIKIVVEDYINHISPMPFNLRADPSVAWRAVWNKPNWITTEFSLLYRWHALIPDQITWNGTTFPTRKTFMNNAILIDGGLLQGFKDMSANRAAELGPRNTGAMLLNVERESIKQDRHCQLASYSDYCAYLGQKRPQRFSDISSDPTVASLLARHYSHPRDVDFHVGLFCEDRVTNSPLPGLVLMFVALDAFSQALTNPLLSEHVFRRSTFSGPGWSAIKSTRSLADMVGRNVAGGVGDAFISMTRKDWVPE, encoded by the coding sequence GTGTCCTGGTCCGGCCTGACGGATCGACGCTGGAGCGGGCGGCATCTGCCGCCGGATAAACGTGATGATCCGCCCGCGGTGGATGACTTGTTGGAACTTTTTGCGCGCGGCGAGGGCAGCCAGCGGCTTTGCCCGAAGTCGACATGCTTGTTCCCGGCATTTGCGCAATATCTGACAGATGGCTTCATCCGCACGGAATCCGAAGACCTGACGCCCGAAGGTGAGGACTTGGCTGACAGGTTCAAGCGCAACACCTCGAACCATGAAATCGACCTCTGCACGCTTTACGGTCGAACGACCGCGCAAACCCGCGCGCTGCGCCTGAATAGCGAGGTTGGCGACGAACGCGGGCAGCTCAAGTTTCAGGTCATTAACGGCGAGATATATCCGCCGTTTCTTTATGAAAACGACGCTGTCAAACCAGAGTTCGCAGCACTCGATCCACCTTTGGGACTTAGCAGCCTTGAAGCGGATCGCCGGGCAAAGCTTTTTGCGGTGGGCGGTGACCGGGTGAATTCAGTACCACAGGTCGCCATGATCAACACAGTTTTACTGCGTGAACACAATCGTCTGGCGGCTGAAATTGCAGCGGCCCATACCGATTGGGACGACACACGGGTGTTCGAAACAACACGCAATGCGATGATCGTCATGTTCATCAAGATCGTGGTCGAGGATTACATCAATCACATCTCTCCAATGCCGTTCAATCTGCGCGCTGACCCGTCCGTCGCGTGGCGTGCAGTCTGGAACAAGCCAAATTGGATCACGACTGAATTTAGTCTGCTCTATCGCTGGCACGCGCTGATTCCAGATCAGATCACATGGAATGGCACGACATTTCCCACGCGCAAAACCTTCATGAACAATGCGATCCTGATCGACGGCGGGCTGCTCCAGGGATTCAAGGACATGAGCGCGAACCGGGCGGCAGAACTAGGCCCGCGAAATACCGGTGCGATGCTGCTGAACGTGGAACGGGAATCGATCAAGCAGGACCGGCACTGCCAGCTGGCCAGCTATTCGGATTACTGCGCCTATCTTGGCCAGAAGCGGCCACAGCGGTTCAGTGATATTTCATCCGATCCAACGGTGGCTTCACTTTTGGCGCGCCACTACAGCCATCCCCGAGATGTCGATTTTCACGTTGGTCTGTTTTGCGAAGACCGGGTGACGAACAGCCCGTTGCCTGGATTGGTGCTGATGTTCGTCGCGTTGGATGCGTTCAGTCAGGCACTGACGAACCCGCTCTTGTCGGAACATGTCTTCAGGCGGTCAACGTTTTCAGGGCCGGGCTGGTCGGCAATCAAGTCGACACGGTCACTGGCCGATATGGTTGGCCGCAACGTCGCGGGCGGCGTGGGCGACGCGTTCATAAGCATGACCCGGAAAGACTGGGTGCCAGAATAG
- the rlmJ gene encoding 23S rRNA (adenine(2030)-N(6))-methyltransferase RlmJ, with protein sequence MLSYQHSYHAGNLADVHKHALLAWMLAYMAQKDKPLSYIETHAGRAVYDLAGPEAAKTGEAATGIGRVANWFNDHPFGRVLDAAAPHYPGSPLIAGTLLRDSDTLALAELHPQENTALAEAMLPFPAMVKQIDGFQLAMSITPPSPRRGLLLCDPSYEVKADYAAIPDFLAKIHRRWPVGVLVVWYPILVDARHKPMIKALRSAIPDGDVSEVAFAPARPGHGMIGSGLFVVNAPYGFDAEESRLSNLFKKLEN encoded by the coding sequence ATGCTGTCTTATCAACATAGCTATCACGCCGGAAATCTGGCTGACGTGCACAAGCACGCACTGCTGGCTTGGATGCTTGCCTATATGGCGCAAAAGGACAAACCCCTGTCCTATATCGAAACCCACGCCGGACGGGCGGTTTATGATCTGGCGGGGCCAGAGGCTGCAAAGACTGGCGAAGCCGCGACCGGTATCGGACGGGTTGCAAACTGGTTCAACGATCACCCCTTTGGTCGCGTTCTCGACGCGGCGGCACCGCATTATCCAGGCTCGCCCCTGATCGCTGGCACTTTGCTGCGCGACAGCGATACATTGGCGCTTGCCGAACTTCATCCGCAGGAAAATACTGCACTGGCAGAAGCGATGCTGCCCTTTCCGGCTATGGTCAAACAGATCGACGGCTTTCAGCTTGCCATGTCGATCACGCCGCCGTCGCCGCGCCGTGGCCTGCTGTTGTGCGATCCGTCCTACGAGGTCAAAGCTGATTACGCTGCCATTCCGGATTTTCTGGCCAAAATCCATCGTCGCTGGCCGGTCGGCGTGCTGGTCGTGTGGTATCCCATCCTTGTCGACGCCCGACACAAGCCGATGATCAAGGCACTCCGCAGCGCGATCCCCGATGGCGACGTGTCCGAAGTAGCCTTTGCACCGGCCCGTCCGGGGCATGGTATGATCGGATCGGGGCTTTTCGTCGTGAACGCGCCTTACGGCTTTGACGCCGAAGAAAGTCGCCTCTCTAACCTGTTCAAAAAACTGGAGAATTGA
- a CDS encoding adenylosuccinate synthase produces MANVVVVGAQWGDEGKGKIVDWLSERADVVARFQGGHNAGHTLVIDGKVYKLNALPSGVVRGGKLSVIGNGVVLDPWHLVKEIATIREQGVDISPQTLMIAENTPLILPIHGELDRAREEAASKGTKIGTTGRGIGPAYEDKVGRRSVRVADLADPATLEARVDRALQHHDPLRRGLGIDPVDRDALVAQLQDIAPAILEYAAPVWKVLNEQRKSGKRILFEGAQGALLDIDFGTYPFVTSSNVIAGQAATGVGLGPTAIDYVLGIVKAYTTRVGEGPFPTELDDADGQRLGERGHEFGTVTGRKRRCGWFDAALVRQTCATSGVTGISLTKLDVLDGFETLKICTGYELDGQILDYLPTAADQQARCRPVYEEIEGWSESTEGARSWADLPAQAIKYVRRIEELIQCSVALVSTSPERDDTILVTDPFAD; encoded by the coding sequence ATGGCGAATGTAGTGGTTGTCGGCGCGCAATGGGGCGACGAAGGCAAAGGCAAGATCGTGGATTGGCTGTCCGAACGCGCTGACGTCGTCGCCCGCTTTCAGGGCGGGCACAACGCCGGGCACACCCTCGTCATTGATGGTAAAGTCTACAAGCTGAACGCGCTGCCATCGGGCGTCGTGCGTGGCGGCAAGCTCTCTGTCATCGGGAACGGTGTGGTGCTGGATCCTTGGCATCTGGTCAAGGAGATCGCGACGATCCGTGAGCAAGGTGTCGATATTTCGCCCCAAACGCTGATGATTGCGGAAAATACACCGCTGATCTTACCGATCCATGGCGAACTCGACCGTGCCCGGGAAGAGGCTGCAAGCAAGGGCACAAAGATCGGCACGACCGGTCGCGGGATCGGCCCGGCATACGAAGACAAGGTTGGCCGCCGTTCCGTGCGGGTCGCCGATCTGGCGGACCCGGCCACGCTTGAAGCCCGCGTCGATCGCGCGCTGCAGCACCATGACCCATTGCGGCGTGGGCTGGGAATTGATCCCGTGGATCGCGACGCATTGGTTGCGCAACTGCAGGACATTGCACCCGCAATCCTCGAATACGCCGCCCCGGTTTGGAAAGTGCTGAACGAACAGCGCAAATCCGGAAAGCGGATCCTGTTCGAAGGCGCGCAGGGTGCCCTTCTTGATATCGACTTTGGCACATACCCATTTGTGACGTCATCAAACGTCATTGCGGGGCAGGCGGCGACGGGTGTCGGCCTTGGGCCGACCGCCATCGACTATGTGCTGGGGATTGTCAAAGCCTACACCACGCGTGTCGGCGAAGGCCCGTTCCCGACAGAGTTGGACGATGCAGACGGGCAGCGTCTGGGCGAGCGGGGCCATGAATTCGGCACTGTCACAGGCCGCAAGCGGCGCTGCGGCTGGTTTGATGCCGCCCTTGTGCGCCAAACATGCGCGACGTCTGGGGTTACGGGCATTTCACTGACCAAGCTGGATGTGCTCGATGGGTTTGAAACGCTGAAAATCTGCACAGGCTATGAACTTGACGGGCAAATACTGGACTATCTGCCGACAGCGGCCGATCAGCAGGCGCGTTGCAGGCCCGTCTATGAGGAAATTGAAGGTTGGTCGGAAAGCACCGAAGGGGCGCGGTCCTGGGCCGACCTGCCGGCGCAGGCAATCAAATACGTGCGCCGGATCGAAGAGTTGATCCAGTGTTCCGTTGCACTAGTTTCAACCTCACCCGAACGGGACGATACCATCCTCGTCACCGATCCCTTCGCTGACTAA
- a CDS encoding phosphate/phosphite/phosphonate ABC transporter substrate-binding protein: protein MIASLPMYDRPTNAVAHDLFWSLIRDHLRDDGIDAPDQLDRSVLYRDTWSRADLVLGQICIMPYRTSYAKDVTVIGSSDYGLEGCPPGHFRALFVCRHDDPRDLKALSGARFAANAKHSFSGYQSAQEKLADLGLTLPDPLITGSHGASVRSVAQGEADFACIDAQTWRMQQADMPETRHLRVLGATNTAPGQTFITRQSDDPAPYFAAIKSAIVALPLDIRTTLGLRDVVALPASAYA from the coding sequence GTGATCGCCAGCTTGCCGATGTATGACCGCCCGACCAATGCGGTCGCACATGATCTGTTCTGGTCGTTGATCCGCGATCATTTGCGCGATGATGGCATTGATGCACCCGACCAGCTCGACCGCAGCGTCCTGTACCGCGATACCTGGAGCCGTGCCGATCTTGTGCTTGGCCAGATTTGCATCATGCCTTACCGCACGAGTTATGCGAAAGATGTCACTGTCATCGGCTCCAGTGATTACGGGCTCGAAGGCTGTCCGCCCGGGCATTTTCGTGCGCTTTTCGTCTGTCGCCATGATGATCCGCGCGATCTGAAAGCGCTATCAGGGGCGCGCTTTGCCGCCAATGCCAAACACTCATTCTCCGGCTACCAATCAGCGCAAGAAAAGCTTGCCGATTTGGGGCTTACCCTTCCTGATCCGCTGATCACGGGCAGCCACGGCGCAAGCGTCAGGTCTGTCGCCCAAGGCGAAGCGGATTTCGCTTGCATTGATGCCCAGACGTGGCGGATGCAACAAGCTGACATGCCAGAGACCCGCCATCTGCGCGTTCTCGGCGCGACCAACACCGCACCCGGACAGACGTTCATCACACGCCAAAGCGATGACCCTGCCCCTTATTTCGCCGCGATAAAGTCGGCCATTGTGGCACTGCCCCTCGACATTCGCACGACACTGGGTCTGCGGGATGTCGTGGCCCTTCCTGCATCGGCCTATGCCTGA
- a CDS encoding CTP synthase: MARYIFITGGVVSSLGKGLASAALGALLQARGFSVRLRKLDPYLNVDPGTMSPFEHGEVFVTDDGAETDLDLGHYERFTGVPCRKTDSVSSGYIYSSVLEKERRGDYLGKTIQVVPHVTNEIKEFLKIGEDEVDFMLCEIGGTVGDIEGLPFFEAIRQFSHDKPRGQCIFMHLTLLPYLAASGELKTKPTQHSVKELQSIGIAPDVLVCRSEHPIPEKEREKIALFCNVRKECVVAAYDLKSIYEAPLAYHEQGLDQAVLDAFEISPAPQPNLSVWHDVYDRIHNPEGTVKVAIVGKYTQLEDAYKSIAEALTHGGMANRVKVKIEWVDAEQFDREDATPYLEGFHAILVPGGFGERGTEGKIKAAQFAREKKVPYLGICLGMQMAVIEAARNVAGIKTAGSEEFDHEAGEKRFEPVVYHLKEWVQGNHKTTRKADDDKGGTMRLGAYNATLLEDSKVAKIYGSTSIEERHRHRYEVDTKYRDALEKVGLVFSGMSPDGKLPEIVEWKDHPWFIGVQYHPELKSKPFAPHPLFEGFVKAAVENSRLV, from the coding sequence ATGGCGCGTTATATTTTCATTACTGGTGGTGTTGTTTCGTCCCTTGGCAAAGGTCTTGCTTCGGCGGCATTGGGCGCGCTGTTGCAGGCGCGTGGTTTTTCGGTCCGCCTGCGCAAGCTTGATCCTTACCTGAATGTCGATCCCGGTACGATGTCGCCGTTTGAACATGGCGAGGTGTTCGTCACCGACGACGGCGCTGAAACCGATCTGGATCTTGGCCATTATGAACGCTTTACCGGTGTGCCCTGCCGCAAGACGGATTCGGTTTCTTCGGGCTACATCTATTCCAGCGTCCTCGAAAAAGAGCGGCGTGGCGATTATCTGGGCAAAACCATTCAGGTCGTTCCGCATGTTACGAATGAGATCAAGGAATTTCTGAAGATCGGCGAGGATGAGGTCGATTTCATGCTCTGCGAAATCGGCGGCACCGTCGGCGACATCGAAGGTCTGCCCTTTTTCGAGGCCATCCGCCAGTTTTCCCATGACAAGCCACGCGGCCAGTGCATCTTCATGCACCTCACCTTGTTGCCCTATCTGGCCGCATCAGGCGAACTGAAGACCAAGCCGACACAACACTCTGTCAAGGAACTGCAGTCCATCGGGATTGCACCGGACGTGCTTGTTTGCCGGTCCGAGCACCCCATCCCTGAAAAGGAACGCGAGAAGATCGCGCTGTTCTGTAATGTGCGCAAGGAATGCGTCGTTGCAGCCTATGATTTGAAATCCATCTATGAAGCTCCGCTGGCCTATCACGAACAAGGTCTGGATCAGGCCGTTTTGGACGCGTTCGAAATCTCGCCGGCCCCGCAGCCGAACCTGTCTGTCTGGCACGACGTCTATGACCGCATCCACAATCCCGAAGGCACGGTCAAGGTTGCGATTGTTGGTAAGTATACCCAGTTGGAAGACGCCTATAAGTCGATCGCAGAGGCGCTGACCCATGGCGGCATGGCCAATCGGGTGAAGGTCAAGATCGAATGGGTGGACGCCGAACAGTTCGACCGCGAAGACGCGACCCCCTATCTTGAAGGGTTCCATGCGATTCTTGTGCCCGGTGGCTTTGGCGAACGCGGCACCGAAGGCAAGATCAAGGCCGCGCAATTCGCACGTGAAAAGAAGGTGCCTTATCTTGGCATCTGCCTTGGCATGCAGATGGCCGTAATCGAGGCCGCTCGCAACGTCGCGGGTATCAAGACGGCTGGGTCCGAGGAATTCGACCATGAGGCGGGCGAGAAACGTTTTGAACCTGTGGTCTACCACCTCAAGGAATGGGTGCAGGGCAATCACAAAACGACCCGAAAGGCCGATGATGACAAGGGCGGCACGATGCGCCTTGGTGCCTACAATGCGACGCTTCTTGAGGATTCCAAAGTGGCAAAGATCTACGGCAGTACTTCTATCGAGGAACGTCACCGCCACCGCTATGAGGTCGATACAAAGTACCGTGATGCGTTGGAAAAGGTCGGGCTTGTGTTTTCGGGCATGTCCCCTGACGGCAAACTGCCCGAGATTGTCGAATGGAAGGATCATCCGTGGTTCATCGGCGTTCAGTATCATCCGGAACTGAAGTCGAAACCCTTTGCACCGCATCCGCTGTTCGAAGGTTTTGTGAAGGCGGCTGTCGAGAATTCCCGTCTGGTCTGA
- a CDS encoding thiamine diphosphokinase: MHSPIVSSSSPITVLGGAELGTTELNISLNHAPSVVAADGGADHALAHGCDVAAVIGDLDSISKEARSAFADVIHLVTESDTTDFEKTLSRISAPLILGCGFLGGRLDHQMAVVNVLARYAHQPVILLSTTDVVFLSPARMRLAVPVGTRIGLLPLATVKAQTTGLRWNLDGVDLHPTRWVSSSNEAADDTVSVVADGPLLITLPLAQLDAAIAAVRAE, from the coding sequence ATGCATAGCCCAATTGTTTCCAGTTCTTCTCCAATCACGGTGCTTGGTGGTGCAGAACTTGGCACGACCGAGCTTAACATTTCTCTAAACCACGCGCCAAGTGTTGTGGCTGCAGACGGGGGGGCTGATCACGCTCTTGCTCATGGCTGCGACGTCGCAGCGGTGATTGGCGATTTGGATAGCATTTCGAAAGAAGCACGCAGCGCATTCGCGGATGTGATCCATCTGGTCACCGAAAGCGATACCACGGATTTTGAAAAGACACTCAGCCGCATCAGCGCACCGCTGATCCTAGGGTGCGGTTTTCTGGGCGGACGTCTGGATCATCAGATGGCAGTCGTGAACGTGCTTGCACGATACGCCCATCAACCGGTCATTTTGCTCAGCACGACCGACGTTGTGTTTCTGTCACCTGCAAGGATGCGCTTGGCCGTGCCCGTTGGAACCCGCATTGGCCTGCTGCCGCTTGCGACGGTAAAAGCCCAAACGACCGGTCTGCGCTGGAATCTCGACGGCGTGGACCTGCATCCAACGCGTTGGGTCAGTTCGTCGAACGAGGCTGCGGATGATACGGTAAGCGTTGTGGCGGACGGCCCCTTGTTGATTACTCTGCCGCTGGCGCAGCTTGACGCCGCGATAGCCGCTGTTCGCGCAGAATAA
- the secG gene encoding preprotein translocase subunit SecG: MENVVLVVHLILALALIGTVLMQRSEGGGLGIGGGGGGATGGRAPATAMGKFTWLLAIAFIGTSIALTIIAANNAANSSVVDGADLRAPTTEEVTTPDLGDSLLPPGTNDDESLVPSGN, translated from the coding sequence ATGGAAAATGTCGTCCTTGTCGTCCATCTGATCCTGGCACTTGCTTTGATTGGCACCGTGCTGATGCAGCGATCCGAAGGTGGCGGCCTTGGCATCGGCGGTGGTGGTGGTGGCGCTACCGGTGGACGCGCGCCTGCGACGGCAATGGGCAAATTCACATGGTTGCTGGCAATTGCCTTCATCGGCACATCGATCGCACTTACAATCATTGCGGCGAATAATGCAGCCAATTCCTCGGTTGTTGATGGTGCCGATTTGCGCGCACCGACCACCGAAGAGGTGACAACACCTGACTTGGGTGACAGTCTTTTGCCGCCCGGAACAAACGATGACGAGTCGCTGGTTCCTTCCGGTAACTAA
- a CDS encoding DUF1330 domain-containing protein, translating into MPKGYWIAHGTVDDLDAYDAYRAANAAPLAAFGGRFLVRGGSRELAEGTARPRTVVIEFPSYQAAVDCYHSDAYQAAKAIRDPISTADLVIVEGYDG; encoded by the coding sequence ATGCCCAAAGGATACTGGATCGCCCATGGGACAGTTGATGATCTCGATGCGTATGACGCCTATCGTGCGGCCAATGCAGCCCCCCTTGCCGCATTCGGCGGGCGGTTTCTGGTCCGTGGCGGGTCGCGCGAACTTGCAGAAGGAACTGCCCGCCCGCGCACTGTCGTCATCGAATTCCCAAGCTATCAGGCGGCAGTCGATTGCTATCATTCGGACGCCTATCAAGCGGCCAAGGCGATCCGCGACCCGATCAGCACCGCCGATCTGGTGATCGTGGAAGGCTATGACGGCTAG
- a CDS encoding MipA/OmpV family protein, translating to MRLAPLLAILATPAFGQADSGNELSFDLGLGAQSGPAYFGSDETVIGPTGSFALDRFAFGSVVIGDGDPNGIGFKGGFRYIGERSGDDYDELLGLNDIDAALELGGGITYTDLPTGHGDWGTLTYAEVRYGVIGHEAWVAEIGSDLIYTPTDDLTLTLGPRLFGGTDDYAETYFGVSPDEAASSSYDAFAATGGVLSRGLEASASYDFNEDWGVTGTITYEEFLNDAANSPIVQQGSSDQLNVSLVVTRSISFNF from the coding sequence ATGCGCCTTGCCCCACTTCTTGCCATACTGGCGACACCTGCTTTTGGACAGGCGGATAGTGGGAATGAATTGTCGTTCGATCTTGGACTCGGTGCGCAGTCCGGTCCGGCCTATTTTGGATCGGATGAGACGGTGATCGGGCCGACAGGCAGTTTTGCGCTAGATAGATTTGCATTCGGATCAGTCGTCATCGGTGACGGCGATCCCAACGGGATCGGCTTCAAAGGCGGTTTTCGCTATATTGGTGAACGCTCCGGCGACGACTACGATGAACTGCTGGGCCTGAACGATATTGATGCCGCGCTCGAACTGGGTGGAGGGATCACCTATACTGATCTGCCGACGGGACACGGAGACTGGGGCACGCTAACATATGCAGAAGTGCGATATGGCGTGATCGGTCACGAGGCCTGGGTCGCCGAAATCGGGAGCGATCTGATCTATACACCGACTGACGATTTGACATTGACCTTGGGGCCGCGTCTGTTCGGCGGCACCGACGATTACGCCGAAACCTATTTCGGGGTAAGCCCGGACGAGGCCGCTTCAAGCAGTTATGACGCCTTCGCCGCGACGGGCGGCGTCCTTAGCCGAGGGCTTGAAGCCAGCGCCAGCTATGATTTCAACGAAGACTGGGGCGTCACGGGAACAATCACCTACGAAGAATTCCTGAATGACGCAGCAAACAGCCCGATTGTGCAGCAGGGCAGCAGCGACCAGCTGAATGTCAGCCTTGTGGTGACCCGCTCGATCAGTTTCAACTTCTGA
- a CDS encoding DUF6524 family protein — protein sequence MGFVIRWVCAFILLGATYNPTQWNFFRWVQTGWETHLPLTILFSLILLIGYIIYLRATLRSIGFFGLLLVLAVVGTALWVLFDFGWISLDNPTVNTWLAITLLSFVLAVGLGWSIVRRRISGQADVDDVDA from the coding sequence ATGGGCTTTGTAATTCGGTGGGTATGCGCGTTTATCCTACTTGGCGCGACCTATAACCCGACACAGTGGAATTTCTTTCGCTGGGTGCAGACGGGTTGGGAAACGCATCTGCCGCTGACCATTTTGTTTTCGCTGATCCTGCTAATCGGATATATCATCTATCTGCGGGCGACGTTGCGATCGATCGGCTTCTTTGGCCTGCTGCTGGTACTGGCCGTTGTCGGAACGGCCCTTTGGGTTCTTTTTGATTTCGGTTGGATCAGTCTTGATAATCCGACAGTCAACACTTGGCTGGCCATTACGCTTTTGTCTTTCGTGCTGGCTGTGGGCCTTGGGTGGTCGATTGTACGGCGGCGTATCTCTGGTCAGGCCGACGTTGACGACGTTGACGCATAG
- a CDS encoding ABC transporter ATP-binding protein, with translation MTAPVIEIRDLHKSYGALEVLKGVDIVAPAGNVVSLIGSSGSGKSTLLRCANLLEDSQQGDILFEGEAVKWKGSGLNRRPADHAQMIRIRTNLSMVFQQFNLWAHMTILQNVMEAPLTVLRRDRAEVEASARKYLDKVGIGDKCDVFPAQLSGGQQQRAAIARALCMEPKALLFDEPTSALDPELEQEVVKVIKDLAAEGRTMIIVTHDMRLAADVSDHVVFLHQGKIEEEGAPAELFGSPKTDRLQGFLSATVSA, from the coding sequence GTGACCGCACCTGTCATTGAAATTCGCGACCTGCACAAGTCCTATGGGGCGCTCGAAGTCCTCAAGGGCGTCGACATTGTCGCGCCAGCCGGAAACGTCGTGTCCCTGATCGGTTCATCTGGATCGGGAAAATCCACCCTATTACGTTGCGCGAACCTGCTGGAAGACAGCCAGCAAGGTGACATCCTGTTTGAAGGCGAAGCCGTCAAATGGAAGGGCTCTGGCCTGAACCGCCGCCCGGCAGATCATGCACAAATGATCCGCATCCGCACAAACCTGTCGATGGTGTTCCAGCAGTTCAACCTGTGGGCGCATATGACGATCCTCCAGAATGTTATGGAAGCCCCGCTGACCGTATTGAGACGTGACCGAGCCGAGGTTGAGGCGTCGGCACGCAAATACCTCGACAAGGTCGGGATCGGCGACAAGTGCGACGTGTTTCCGGCGCAATTGTCAGGCGGTCAGCAGCAGCGCGCCGCTATCGCACGCGCGCTTTGCATGGAACCCAAGGCACTGCTATTCGACGAACCGACATCCGCACTTGACCCAGAACTGGAACAGGAAGTGGTGAAGGTGATCAAGGATCTTGCTGCCGAAGGGCGCACGATGATCATCGTCACGCACGACATGCGCCTTGCAGCCGACGTCAGCGACCATGTCGTGTTTCTGCATCAGGGCAAGATCGAGGAAGAAGGCGCACCGGCTGAACTATTCGGCAGCCCGAAGACTGATCGCCTGCAAGGCTTCTTGTCAGCCACTGTCAGCGCATAG
- a CDS encoding DUF2842 domain-containing protein, giving the protein MTYKARRRWSLFILVVGLPAYIVLVVTLMSNTTEWPRAVQFVLYVVLGVAWVFPLKFVFKGIGQSDPDAD; this is encoded by the coding sequence ATGACGTACAAAGCCCGCCGGCGCTGGTCATTGTTCATTCTGGTGGTCGGGTTGCCCGCCTACATCGTGCTGGTCGTCACACTGATGAGCAACACGACTGAATGGCCGCGGGCGGTACAGTTCGTACTCTACGTCGTTCTTGGCGTCGCATGGGTGTTTCCACTAAAATTCGTTTTCAAAGGCATCGGGCAATCAGACCCGGACGCCGACTAG
- a CDS encoding transporter substrate-binding domain-containing protein yields MKNLILSTAALAVTATFAVADAHSVVRMGTEGAYPPYNFLNDAGEVDGFERELGDELCARAELTCEWVTNEWDSIIPNLVSGNYDVIMAGMSITDERDEVIDFSEAYTQPDPSAYLALSADADIAGGVIAAQAGTIQASHVASSGATLLEFATPDETVAAVKNGEADAVLADKSFLMPIADADPDLVMLDQQELIGGGVGLGLRESDGELREKFNAAIMSVKEDGTLNELIAKWEVGEQF; encoded by the coding sequence ATGAAAAACCTGATCCTGAGCACTGCGGCTCTGGCAGTCACTGCAACTTTCGCCGTCGCCGACGCACATTCTGTCGTCCGCATGGGTACTGAAGGCGCATACCCGCCGTATAACTTTCTGAATGACGCTGGCGAGGTCGACGGCTTCGAACGCGAGTTGGGCGACGAGCTTTGCGCCCGTGCCGAACTGACCTGCGAGTGGGTTACGAACGAATGGGACAGCATCATCCCGAACCTCGTTTCCGGCAACTATGATGTCATCATGGCCGGTATGTCGATCACGGACGAACGTGACGAAGTTATCGACTTTTCAGAGGCTTACACTCAGCCCGACCCGTCTGCCTATCTAGCCCTGTCCGCAGATGCCGACATCGCCGGTGGTGTGATCGCCGCGCAGGCCGGTACAATTCAGGCCAGCCATGTTGCATCATCCGGTGCCACATTGCTTGAATTCGCGACACCTGACGAAACCGTCGCAGCCGTCAAGAATGGCGAAGCTGATGCGGTTCTTGCCGACAAGTCATTCCTGATGCCGATTGCAGATGCTGACCCTGATCTCGTTATGCTTGACCAGCAAGAGCTGATCGGTGGCGGCGTCGGTCTTGGCCTGCGTGAAAGCGATGGCGAACTGCGCGAAAAGTTCAACGCAGCGATCATGTCCGTCAAAGAAGATGGTACACTGAACGAACTAATCGCAAAGTGGGAAGTCGGCGAACAGTTCTAA